The Actinomycetota bacterium genome includes a window with the following:
- a CDS encoding iron-containing alcohol dehydrogenase: MKDFTYYNPTKIIFGKDTEKEVGSETIKFSNKVLLHYGGSSIKKYGLYDKVIKSLKEAGVEIFELPGVKPNPRLDLVYEGIKMCRENNIEFILAVGGGSAIDSAKAIAAGVNYAGDVWELFVSSEKEFAEILPIGVVLTIPAAGSENSDSTVITKEEGMLKRYCGHQNMRPRFSILNPELTFTLPDEQTVYGISDILAHLMERYFTRVDNVDLTDRLLEGTMKSLIKNAYLVKKTPDNYDVRAEIMWAGTIAHNGLLDTGRIGDWASHDIEHELSGIYDIAHGAGLSVIFPAWMKYVYKTDIKRFAQFASRVWGVDSYLNEEEFMALEGIRMLENFYKDINLPVRLSQVKINSERLEEMAAKCADRGPVGKFVSLESKDILEIYKLAL; the protein is encoded by the coding sequence ATGAAAGATTTTACTTACTATAATCCCACAAAGATAATATTTGGAAAAGATACAGAAAAAGAAGTCGGTTCAGAAACCATAAAGTTCAGCAATAAAGTACTGCTTCATTATGGAGGATCAAGCATCAAAAAGTACGGCTTGTATGACAAAGTCATTAAATCACTAAAAGAAGCAGGTGTAGAAATCTTTGAACTTCCGGGAGTAAAGCCCAATCCAAGACTTGATCTTGTTTACGAAGGCATAAAAATGTGCAGAGAGAATAATATTGAGTTTATTCTTGCTGTGGGAGGAGGAAGTGCAATAGATTCTGCCAAAGCAATTGCAGCCGGAGTAAACTATGCTGGCGATGTATGGGAATTGTTTGTTTCTTCTGAAAAAGAATTTGCTGAGATACTGCCAATAGGAGTTGTCCTGACAATACCTGCTGCCGGGAGCGAGAACAGCGACAGTACTGTAATTACAAAGGAAGAGGGTATGCTTAAAAGATATTGCGGCCATCAGAACATGCGTCCCAGATTTTCAATCCTAAATCCGGAGCTGACATTTACATTACCGGATGAACAAACAGTTTACGGAATTTCAGATATACTTGCCCATCTTATGGAACGGTATTTTACCAGGGTCGATAATGTGGATCTAACAGACAGGCTGCTGGAAGGCACCATGAAATCCCTGATTAAAAATGCATACCTGGTGAAAAAGACTCCTGACAATTATGATGTAAGAGCAGAAATAATGTGGGCCGGAACAATTGCGCACAACGGACTTCTGGATACAGGAAGAATCGGCGACTGGGCATCCCATGATATTGAGCATGAATTAAGCGGCATATATGATATAGCTCATGGAGCAGGTCTGTCTGTTATTTTTCCCGCATGGATGAAATATGTTTATAAGACTGATATCAAAAGATTTGCCCAGTTTGCTTCAAGAGTATGGGGGGTTGACAGTTATCTTAATGAAGAAGAATTCATGGCGCTTGAAGGAATAAGAATGCTTGAAAACTTTTATAAAGATATCAATCTTCCTGTAAGACTGAGTCAGGTAAAAATAAATTCAGAAAGACTTGAAGAAATGGCAGCCAAATGCGCAGACAGAGGTCCTGTAGGTAAATTTGTAAGCCTGGAAAGTAAAGATATTCTTGAAATATACAAACTGGCATTATAA
- a CDS encoding MFS transporter, protein MSIRNFFSSYYGLPRSVFILFIARVIHSIGSFVYPFLTMLLTIKLGYCEEIAGYYVTGVIVAGSIGLILGGKLADKFGRKKIFLILSFMSATIFVACAFVTNPEIIPWLLIISNLFLGGVLPTINAMLADLTSADKRKAAFSLIYLGTNIGVAIGPLIAGFLFNEYMKLLFLIDAATTYLSLILVIFLVRETIPTKEKIMEVSNSDNRFEKPEKGNIFIILLKRPIFLIFTFISLVYVFIYSQNYFSVPIYLNEIFSEMGPKIYGSLMSVNAIVVILLTIFLINLMKNTKPIINIAFAGVLYAIGFGIFFLVSNRFLLIGLTIMWTLGEIVQTINTNVYVAENSPITHRARFSSVVSFITELGFIISPIIMGYFIKHFGINNIWLPVIIISISAALMMYMLYLADSNRNNRSRKKTII, encoded by the coding sequence ATGAGTATAAGAAATTTCTTTTCCTCGTACTATGGTTTACCGAGAAGTGTTTTTATACTATTTATTGCCAGAGTAATTCATAGTATAGGCAGCTTTGTATACCCGTTTCTTACAATGCTGCTGACAATAAAGCTTGGTTATTGCGAGGAAATAGCAGGATATTATGTGACTGGAGTAATTGTTGCCGGTTCAATAGGACTGATACTTGGCGGCAAGCTTGCTGACAAATTCGGCAGAAAGAAGATTTTTCTTATTCTGAGCTTTATGAGTGCAACGATATTTGTTGCATGTGCTTTCGTAACGAATCCTGAAATAATACCCTGGCTTTTAATAATCTCAAATCTGTTTTTGGGAGGAGTTCTGCCCACAATCAATGCAATGCTGGCAGATTTAACGAGCGCAGATAAAAGAAAAGCTGCTTTTTCCCTTATATATCTTGGTACAAATATCGGTGTGGCAATCGGGCCTCTGATTGCAGGGTTTTTATTTAATGAATACATGAAACTCCTTTTTTTAATCGATGCTGCAACGACATATTTATCTCTTATCCTGGTAATATTTTTAGTCAGGGAAACCATTCCCACAAAAGAAAAAATAATGGAAGTCAGCAATAGCGATAACAGGTTTGAAAAACCTGAAAAAGGTAATATATTTATAATTCTTTTAAAAAGGCCGATATTTTTAATATTTACATTTATATCTCTGGTTTATGTATTCATTTATTCCCAGAATTATTTCAGTGTGCCTATTTATTTAAATGAAATTTTTTCAGAAATGGGGCCGAAGATATATGGTTCTCTCATGTCGGTTAATGCAATTGTAGTAATACTGCTGACAATATTTTTAATAAATCTTATGAAAAACACCAAACCGATTATAAATATTGCATTTGCAGGAGTTTTATATGCAATCGGTTTTGGCATTTTCTTTCTTGTTTCAAACAGATTTCTTTTGATAGGTCTTACGATAATGTGGACATTGGGAGAGATAGTGCAGACTATAAACACCAATGTTTATGTGGCGGAAAACTCCCCCATAACACACAGGGCCAGATTCAGCAGTGTAGTTTCTTTTATAACAGAACTCGGATTTATTATAAGCCCTATAATTATGGGGTATTTCATCAAACATTTCGGAATAAACAATATCTGGCTTCCGGTCATTATTATTTCAATCAGTGCAGCACTAATGATGTACATGCTTTATCTGGCTGACAGCAATAGAAATAACAGAAGCAGAAAGAAAACCATCATTTAA
- a CDS encoding Ldh family oxidoreductase, with translation MVEILRFKKEDLLSYVIAYMAKLGVPEEDAEIVGDVLLSADIRGVDSHGLIRLASYYGNRLRNKNINPLTPIKILSETDSTALVDGGNGCGQVASYKSMKIAIRKAKKSNVGVVAVKHSDHYGIAAYYAMMALEEDMIGISMTNSQPLVAPTYGRSAVLGTNPISVAVPSYKEYPYVLDMATSTVPIGRVKVYEKEGKKLPVGWAIDSDGNITDDPKKCQSGYIGALMPLGGPDIMRGYKGYGLALLVDILCGVLSGGSNLTEIGFPHEQREADVGHFFMAIDINAFRPVIDFKKQMDHVIQMLKDAPKAPEHDRIYIAGEKEYDTEKYNMEHGIPIIAPVIEDLKNDGERMGVPFNIKPISSEVRDSLHS, from the coding sequence ATGGTAGAAATTTTAAGATTTAAAAAAGAAGACCTGCTTTCATATGTGATTGCATACATGGCAAAACTCGGCGTTCCTGAAGAGGATGCAGAAATAGTGGGAGATGTGCTTCTCAGTGCCGATATCAGGGGTGTTGATTCACACGGTCTGATAAGGCTGGCTTCATATTATGGCAACAGGTTGAGAAACAAAAATATCAATCCTCTTACGCCTATAAAAATACTGAGCGAGACAGACAGCACCGCATTAGTTGACGGTGGTAACGGGTGCGGACAGGTTGCTTCATATAAATCAATGAAAATAGCAATCCGGAAAGCAAAAAAAAGCAATGTCGGAGTTGTAGCTGTAAAACATAGCGATCATTACGGGATTGCCGCATATTATGCGATGATGGCATTGGAAGAAGATATGATAGGAATAAGTATGACAAATTCCCAGCCTCTGGTTGCACCAACATACGGAAGGTCAGCTGTGCTTGGAACCAATCCTATCTCAGTCGCTGTTCCCTCTTATAAGGAATATCCTTATGTCCTTGACATGGCTACAAGCACTGTACCGATTGGGAGAGTGAAAGTTTATGAAAAAGAAGGCAAAAAGCTTCCTGTCGGTTGGGCAATCGACAGTGATGGCAACATAACTGATGATCCCAAAAAATGTCAGTCAGGATATATAGGAGCGCTAATGCCTCTTGGCGGTCCTGATATCATGAGAGGTTACAAAGGTTACGGACTTGCATTGCTTGTAGACATTCTATGCGGTGTCCTTTCAGGCGGATCCAATCTTACAGAAATAGGATTTCCGCATGAACAAAGAGAGGCTGATGTCGGACACTTTTTCATGGCAATAGATATCAATGCTTTCAGACCCGTTATTGACTTTAAAAAACAGATGGATCATGTAATACAGATGCTTAAAGATGCTCCGAAAGCCCCGGAGCATGACAGAATCTATATAGCAGGCGAGAAAGAATATGATACCGAAAAATACAATATGGAACATGGCATACCTATAATTGCGCCCGTCATTGAAGATTTAAAAAATGATGGTGAGAGAATGGGTGTTCCGTTCAATATAAAACCTATCAGCAGTGAGGTGCGAGACTCACTTCATTCCTGA
- a CDS encoding DUF4214 domain-containing protein, with protein sequence MKKIITIIIISLLFVAIITLETPLKLFADDINVHSCESIQSGINSALANSSDVNYIYIESGTYSEQLIINIPSGREIHLIGNSSDTTVISLPSGVTGNVISADGGGKIYLEKVKITNGTRSGILNKNSTIIYLKECLIENNSSTFGGGINNSGGILSINNSKIINNKASLYGGGIYNDGTATITASLISNNSSTNSDGGGIYNLGNLIISGCSINNNSSVNHSGIASISSVSGIVNSAENNWWGSDSGPYSPENNPLGTGDSVADNVSFYPFLLSDPFASGTEKDDEEEDGDNNNGDTQNPSASEENNDSAGNLANIADNSIYGSSNFFNTDSFSLKYYLSLYAFPSKGFITLLYNSILLREPDTEGLEHWEYLLDNNIKSASDIAECLFFSEENISRILKKNNSEFLEYLYSGILFRKPDSEGFDSWLAAINSGMPRKYLFRSFTSSEEWKNTCAEFKINP encoded by the coding sequence ATGAAAAAGATTATCACAATAATTATTATCAGCCTTCTTTTTGTTGCTATTATTACTTTGGAGACACCGTTAAAATTATTTGCAGATGACATAAATGTTCACTCTTGTGAAAGTATTCAATCCGGCATAAATAGCGCTCTTGCAAACAGTTCTGATGTCAATTATATCTATATAGAAAGCGGTACTTATTCGGAGCAGCTGATCATAAACATACCTTCCGGCAGGGAAATACACCTTATTGGGAACAGCAGCGATACTACCGTAATAAGCCTGCCGTCGGGAGTTACGGGTAATGTTATATCCGCGGATGGCGGCGGAAAAATTTATCTGGAAAAAGTCAAAATTACCAATGGTACAAGATCCGGGATTCTTAATAAAAATTCAACAATTATTTATCTTAAAGAATGTTTAATAGAAAACAATTCAAGTACTTTTGGGGGAGGTATAAATAATAGTGGCGGAATCCTATCAATCAATAATTCAAAAATTATAAACAATAAAGCCTCTCTTTATGGCGGTGGAATTTACAATGACGGGACGGCAACTATAACTGCCTCCCTGATTAGCAATAACTCTTCAACAAACAGTGATGGCGGAGGAATATATAACCTTGGCAATTTAATAATATCTGGCTGTTCAATCAATAATAATTCATCAGTCAATCATTCCGGTATTGCTTCCATAAGTTCTGTTTCCGGGATAGTCAATTCAGCGGAAAATAACTGGTGGGGTTCTGATTCAGGTCCCTATAGTCCGGAAAATAATCCGCTTGGCACCGGTGATTCTGTTGCAGATAATGTGAGTTTTTATCCGTTCCTTTTATCCGATCCGTTCGCCAGCGGGACTGAAAAAGATGATGAAGAAGAAGATGGTGATAATAATAATGGAGATACACAGAATCCTTCCGCAAGTGAAGAAAATAATGATAGTGCAGGAAATTTGGCAAATATTGCAGATAATTCGATTTACGGAAGCAGTAATTTTTTTAATACTGATAGTTTTTCCTTAAAATATTATTTGTCTTTATATGCCTTCCCCTCAAAAGGCTTTATAACGCTTCTTTACAACAGCATCCTTCTCAGAGAGCCGGATACCGAAGGCCTTGAGCACTGGGAGTATCTTCTTGATAATAATATTAAAAGTGCGTCCGATATTGCAGAGTGCCTGTTTTTTTCAGAGGAAAACATTTCCAGGATTTTGAAAAAAAATAATTCTGAATTCCTTGAATATCTTTATTCCGGCATTCTTTTCAGAAAACCGGACAGCGAAGGCTTTGATAGCTGGCTTGCTGCTATTAACAGTGGTATGCCAAGGAAATATTTATTCAGATCATTTACAAGTTCGGAAGAATGGAAGAATACCTGTGCTGAATTCAAAATAAATCCATGA
- a CDS encoding NAD-dependent malic enzyme, translating to MSVYDDALEMHEKYVGKISVISKVQVNSIHDLATAYSPGVAEPCRQIQKDPMLRYKYTSIGNMIAVVSDGSAVLGLGNIGALAGLPVMEGKCVLFKEFGGVNAFPLCLNTQDADTIVETVKLLEPSFSGINLEDISAPRCFEIEERLKKETQMVIFHDDQHGTAVVTTAGLINAMKITGKDFKDIKVVVNGVGAAGVSIIKLFIRLGVRDIVACDSKGAIYKGRAEGMNESKNEIAEITNHEGLKGRLEEVIEGRDVFIGVSVAGQLTKEMIAKMDKDPMIFALANPEPEISPEEAKAAGVNIIATGRSDYPNQVNNVLAFPGIFRGALDARSTDINDEMKIAAAYAIAELVEEKELKYDYIIPMPFDLRIAPNVAKKVAEAAIKTGVARIKINPEDVQKNAVELIKAVKERKI from the coding sequence TTGAGTGTTTATGATGACGCATTAGAAATGCACGAAAAATATGTCGGCAAGATAAGTGTAATCAGCAAAGTACAGGTTAATTCAATTCATGATCTTGCAACAGCATACAGTCCGGGAGTGGCAGAACCTTGCAGACAGATACAGAAAGATCCCATGTTGAGGTATAAATATACTTCAATCGGCAATATGATTGCAGTTGTCAGCGACGGATCTGCTGTGCTGGGACTCGGTAACATAGGTGCTTTGGCAGGGCTTCCTGTAATGGAAGGCAAATGTGTTCTTTTTAAAGAATTCGGGGGAGTAAATGCTTTTCCTCTGTGTCTTAATACCCAGGATGCCGACACTATTGTTGAAACAGTAAAATTGCTTGAACCAAGTTTTAGCGGTATTAACCTTGAAGACATTTCTGCTCCAAGATGCTTTGAAATTGAAGAAAGGCTAAAGAAAGAAACGCAGATGGTAATATTTCATGATGACCAGCATGGAACGGCAGTGGTAACTACCGCAGGCCTTATAAATGCCATGAAAATCACCGGCAAAGATTTTAAAGATATAAAAGTTGTTGTAAACGGAGTAGGAGCTGCAGGCGTAAGCATAATCAAGCTGTTTATAAGACTTGGGGTCAGGGATATTGTTGCATGCGATTCAAAAGGAGCGATTTATAAAGGCAGAGCTGAAGGCATGAATGAATCCAAGAATGAAATAGCAGAGATTACCAATCATGAAGGATTAAAGGGCAGACTTGAAGAGGTTATTGAAGGAAGAGACGTATTTATAGGCGTTTCTGTTGCCGGGCAGCTTACAAAAGAAATGATTGCCAAAATGGACAAGGATCCGATGATATTTGCGCTTGCCAACCCTGAACCTGAAATATCCCCTGAAGAAGCAAAAGCAGCAGGAGTGAATATTATAGCAACCGGAAGATCCGATTATCCAAACCAGGTAAATAATGTTCTTGCATTCCCGGGCATTTTCAGGGGTGCTCTTGATGCAAGATCCACAGATATAAACGATGAGATGAAAATAGCTGCTGCCTATGCCATTGCGGAGCTTGTTGAAGAAAAAGAACTTAAATATGATTATATTATACCGATGCCTTTTGATCTGAGGATTGCTCCGAATGTGGCCAAAAAAGTTGCTGAAGCTGCAATAAAAACAGGAGTTGCAAGAATAAAAATAAATCCTGAAGATGTTCAGAAAAATGCAGTTGAGCTTATAAAGGCAGTCAAGGAAAGAAAAATATAA